In the genome of Vanessa cardui chromosome 11, ilVanCard2.1, whole genome shotgun sequence, the window AAGCCAGCTAAAATATAGCAGCACACAGCTTTTTAACATATTCTGCATTTTTAAGTTAGTAATTCTCGCTTTTCTTCACTCAAAGCAAATTCTTGACCAGCAAATTAGATCGTGCGTATCGTTAAgtcgtatatattttatttgagtcTTCTCAAACTATGGCTtacttttagtatttttaatctatttatattaagttttaattattccaCCCAATTATTCCCATAGTATTCTTTAGTGTTAATGCAATAATTGAAATTACGTTAATGCAGATTGCTAGATTTTTTTGTGATGGTAAGTATAGACCATGTTCAGTACCATAAAGGCGCCTTAATGACACAAGAgaaagtataatattagtaacaaccatatatatatatactttaactattctttaattaactaaagtttttataattgaactaaattttactttaatagattataattaaccGAAATATAATggattaaattgatttattttgcaGTTAATCTTGtgagatatattataatcgaaAGTTATTATCACtgacgacatatggggcatttcggtaaaataacataaataacattatatacgatattgctccgtatatagcagtcatttttaacaagagtttggacaagggttcatttcctaacttgttaaaatgtagtaacgtcttaccactttttaagaatggaaatagaagtgatcccagtaattacaggcctatttcaatactcccatctttgagtaaaatattttaaatcaacttcttatccattttggtacaaatactattttcatagtgagcaatttggttttacaagaggtcgatcaacaactgatacgagaattgcgcttcttaagcatatttacgatgctggggagaaatcacagaatgctattggagtattctgtgatttatctaaagcatttgattgtgtagaacccgagacgcttctttataaactcaaatattacggcgttaaaggtaaggctcttgatctcatttcttcatacttaagtcaaagaatccagcaagttttcattaatggaataaagtcttctggatctacgttaaaaatgggtgttccacaaggttcaattttgggtccctttctatttctagtatatataaatgaccttcctttctatgttaaaggtatttgtgatttagtattgtttgctgacgatacttcactgatttttaaggttgacaggaaaaaaactgactatgacgatctgaacggtgcattatcacagatacacgattggtttaatgtaaataatttggttttgaatgctcaaaaaacaaaatgtgtagctTTTACCCTACcaaatgttagaaagcaaaattataatatatctttaagcggtggccggcttgatgtagccgatactacggtgttcttgggaatagaattagattccagacttcagtggagtccccatttgtcgtccctaacaggaagactcagctccacAGCATACGcgattagaaaagttagacaactaactgatattgataccgctcgtttagtttattttggttattttcacagtattatgtcatatggcatattactttggggtaacgctgctgtctttgttttacaaaagagagcaatccgttttatttataatcttggagctagagactctcttcgggatgtttttaacaaagtaggaatactaactgttgcgtcacaatatatttacaacaatatcatgtatattcacagtaacattgatcactttgataaaatcagtgataatcattgtatatgcagtgcatatacaatgattgaTTATGCattagaagtaaggataagcttataacgccaagtttccgacttcgcaaagtcaataaatctttcttgaggcaaggtatccgtatctataataaaattccgcagacatttttaactttcgtctcgtaaattcaaatcgtttataaaaaatacattggtaaaaaaggcttattattcgatacaagattttatagatgataaaaaggcgtggaattaatacctgttgacttctaggcaggatatattaatataaataattgtattaactaacatgactgtatttttttaaatcttgaaaaagagtagctaatgagtttcttaccggttcttctcggtagaatctactttccgaaccggtggtagcttcacttaattgttaaatgacgattcaaaagtgcttgtaaaagccttgaataaagtttattttgattttgattgattttgaaacGTTATTCTTAAGGCGATGATGGAGTACATTGACAAATtagggtatagtacgacacaaattagatgtagcatcggaaaatgcaatggaatggaaataaaaccgattactgctgatttacacgaccaatagaaatagctccctatcgcgccattcgatgctattcgtcgctatagattctcgcgtcagagaaagcaagttcatgtaaatcgacatgtcaaattgacgaatatattaggtcatatgatattacaagttattacttttttgcaaagatcatattcgcatgagaaatattgataatttgggatagcgcacTCATTCAACATTAATAACAATTGATGTTTTTTTGAGAAAATGATGAATTACAATCGTTATCGTTTGTGTGTAATGTACAAATACTAGCATTAAAATTTCAGGAAAGATGTTTAATAAAGTACCAGATGATATTGAAATAACAGTTTTCATCTGATGCTTCACTATGGTGGCTTGTGATATGCAGACAAAAAATCAATAATGCCCTATTTTGAGTAAAAatcgaaattataattatatttctacatatatttttacttttacaattgcgtatttaataaacaataaacataatttatttttcactaacGAAAATAACCTATTGTtcgacataattatttaaacaataattttattcatagtttattatatatacgtaggcatacaatatttgattattacgtaaaaaaaatactatctgAGAGCTTAACTGATAACTGTAACGATCGTAACGAACCATAGACTGCAAATGTAAAATTGCGACTGAGTGaactatgaatattattttatctataattaatattacgtaTTGTCTATGCTTGAGTGCAACGATCGCTGCAATTCAAAAAGATAGGGTGCTGTTAAATGAAGGGGGAAcatatcttattaaatttataaatttaatcgtaTTTAATTATGCGACACATGTAATGTTCAATGAAATATACTAagaattaatagttattattaagaaaatagtaACACATTAAGGTAAGTTTTGTGTTTCttgaatttgacatttaaattttaaattattttgacagtGAAAGATAACTAACCTATATTGCCCAAtttcaataacatttaatattatctttagcCCTGTTTTTATGCGTATACAATTTTTAGATGCCAAGTGTTATAAGTGATTCTGAGAGACCAAGACAACCAGACGCTCCCAAAATGCAACTTGAATGCTTAGAACTTGCTGGATGCACTCTGGATCGGTACATAAGTGCCGACAATTCCCGCCCTTCGTTTTTAGAGGTTTGTTTTCAgtgttttttcttaaataacagTTAAATGTAaacttcattttataataattgttatatatatattttttaattagataactGGAATAGCTGCCCAAGGAACCCCAACATGCAGTGGTCTGAACGCCGGAGACTACAGAAATTTATCAGCCTTACTCAATCATCCAAACTTATCACAACTGaagatattgaataaagttcCATTGCCACCAGAAATCATGGAACATTTTGCTCGTATCCTTTACTAGTTGcttattagtaattttatttaattactaaaactaaataaataaagagttacattattttagttttagtaaTGAATGTTAGTGTCTAAAACTAGGAAAATACAGAAAGGTTTctgaaatcattttatagaattttaagTCGAAGTAATACTTAAATAGTTACATCACATTAATGagagtataattaattaaatttccttcaataaatttatttctcggTAATATACAAatcactaattaaatataatatagttccTTATAAAAATTACCAGATATGCAATGCCATTGTCTAATGGGAGTCTTTCCAGAAATCAGTAGAGTATGGCTAGCAATAGACAGTAATATCTATGTATGGGCCTTTGAACATGGTAGTGATGTGGCCTACTTTGATGGTCTGGGTGAAACCATTGTCAGTGTTGGACTAGTTAAACCTAAGCCGGGAGTTTTCCAAAATTTTGTtagatatttattagtattaactACAACAGTGGAGATAGTGGTATTAGGTACGTTACTAACtagaaaacaatttttgatATTAAGGAATATATTGGTTTATATTAGTTTCAGTACTAGTACTAATACtgtgataaatataatacaaatacatacatacatctaaCATATAAGAGCCTTTTTATCAGATATTTCTATGAATAGTTCTTTAAAATGCAGgcatcttatatttttattttcttatttgaattattaacactATAACCAAAAAGTCTGTTTTAGGTGTCACATTTTCAAGTAATAAACAGGATGGAACTGCAGAATTTGAAGAAATACATTTAGTTCCAGAGCCAGTTTTTGTTCTACCAACAGATGGTGTGTCTATGTTGTGTGTTAAATCTACTTCTAAAGGACGCATATTTATGGGTGGCAAAGATGGttgtttatatgaaattacataccaggtataattattattttttctttgtaaaattataatatacaatacttaTTGAGCTAACATGGCTCAATGGATAAGtgtttaaatttacttggtagtaTGTCTATATTACAagtacaagagacataacatcttaagttcccaaggttggtgatatAAGGGACGATTAACAACTCTTATGGTTCCAATGTCAATATTGTGTACCACTTACAATCATGCTGTCTATATTATGTCAGTCTAATCACCTATATGCCAATAAAAAACATCATGAGCACCACAAAGTGAGCACCACCAATTTGTTTACTGAGTATTTATGTCatattgaaagaaaacatttaaaaaaatctgtcacTTGGTAGTAGGATTTTGTGCCATCAAATTTACTAATGCCAAAGAGCAATACTtaggtattgttgttttccagtGTATATGTATTCCATTAAATGGTGAGTGGGCTAGTGTAAGTAGAGGCACAAgatacatcttagttcccatacAGAATACAGCGCCAGTgtgatatttttgaaattaatttttcatattgtatataatattttcaggcACAATTGGGATGGTTTGGAAAACACTGTAAAAAAGTTAATCATTCCACCAGCGCTTTATCATTTTTGGTTCCTTCATTCCTCAATGCAGCCTTATATGATGAAGATCCCATAGTTAAAATCGAAGTAGATAACTCTCGGCACATATTATACACATTAAGTGAAAAAGGCTGTATAGAGGTATTTGACCTAGGAAATGATGGTGAAGACATGAGTAAAGTGGTCAGATTATCTCAAGGGAAGATTGTATCATTGGCAATGGACATTGTAAAGTAAGTTGTGACACATTGTGAAATAGGTGTTTAGTGTTtggcaacatttttaatttgtatgtaatttttaaggACACTAGaagcaataaattttaaaccagTAATATCAATATCAGCTGTCGAGGAATCTGAATCAGATCATCTTAATCTGGTAGCTGTTACACAAACAGGTGCAAGGCTGTATTTCAGTGCTGGGAGTGGAGAGTGAGTTATTgtgtattctattattttatatttatacatgggCAACAATTTACAATCATGACATTCATATGAATAATTGCTGAAATAGAATTGTATATAGTAtggcatatatttttatttgtttttaacattaaatgtaggttattttaattaatgtggATTAAAGTGATTTAATTgtcacaatatataaataaataaagtaataagcgTATAAATAAGCCAAAGAAAATTCCAGTGATGCTTAATAGTTTATTAAGACTTGTAAATTGGTCCTGTTAGTATAAAAAAcagatatttcttatataatccATTATATGTCgtgtatgttattattacagTTCAAATCAAGGTGGCCCCTCTCAAAGGCCTCAATACTTAACATTACTCCATGTGAGATTGCCACCAGGATTCACACCTAATGCTTCCGTATTAAAACCTAAGCAAGTGCACAGTGCTGTTTATGATAATGGTGAGACACTCTATTATCTTTGTATCCTATCATCAtcatatatattgtatcatCCCTTCAAATTTGGATATGAATGTGGTTATTGCATTAtcaattttttatgatatatagataaagcttacttaataaaaaaatagatttatgtgATTTTAGTATATTCTATAACCAGTGTATACTATAATCAAATAACCAGTTTAATATTCGTCTCAGGTACTTTGGTGATGGTGTGCTCGGCGGGCGGTGGTGAGGCAGAGTCTCTGTGGTGTCTATCGCGCGCTCTTCCCGCCGCCGGCTTCAGTGAGGCACACACCGTGCTAGCCCTGGACGGGCCTGCCTGGGCGCTCACAGCCCTTCCGCCAACTCAACGGGACCACCTCTCGCCAGCGCTGCTCGCTAAGAAAGGTCAAATTATGTTCTTGCTACCTGCACGGAACCCTCCAATTTTAACGCAAAAACCTTAGTATTTTACCCTATAACAATCGAATCTCAAtgtcttataattttatattggaaAGCTATTGTGATAGGTTAATGttgaaaatcaaacaaaatgtaACAATTTCAAAAAATTTTACTGTCTTACTAATTTATTCGAGACCATTCTAAAATAGAAGTAAACTGTGTAaatagaagtaaaaaaaaaataacaaaaatctttatggccagtaatcattattatagacctaattattattttattgtcattttgtACGACCCAATGtcttatgacattgtttatattagacagctcTGATACATTGAATCCAATATTATTAGagcagatttatttatatttagaaaaataatgatatatgaaTCGAAACacgaaacaaaacaaataatgaaaacaCACATTTACAAtagcattattatatatgaatagaaGTGTGGTCGTCGTCTCGCTGGGCGGTGGTGAGCGCGTGGGGCGCGGCGCTGCTGTCGGCGGGCGCGGCCCCTGACTTACTGCGGACTCTTCTGCGGGACTATCGCGGCCCTGACGCTCAGCCTGTGAAGGATATGTTTCAGGTACCGACTATTTTAAAtcgcttaaaataattttctattcaTAGTTTTcctgaaatataaacattattgaaggattcattcaaataatattttaatgcataGAATACTTTCAGCTTTTgccgacctccgtggtcgtgtggtgtgtacaccggttttcatgggtacgccactccgaggtcccgggttcaattcccggccgagtcaatgtagattatcattagttttctatgttgtctttggtctgggtgtttgtggtaccgtcgttacttctgattttccataacacaagtgctttagctacttacattgggatcagagtaatgtatgtgatgttgtctcatatttatttattatttattttattttagcttaATGGAGCAGATCAGGCCTGTGCTTGTGCGCTGTACTTAGTATGTGAAGACAATTCCAGCGGGGACTTATCGATAAGCGAGTGGGCCGCCCGTGCATTCTTCCTCTATGGCAGTCAGGTCGCACCCGCTCCTTTCTTTCCTCAAACTTCACAAGTACCATCTTCAATtggtaaatatgttttattactgtaaacaaattaataatgacATGCATTAATGCGCATTTAACGCATGTAATACATTTACTAATGTTAGTAAATTTCagattttacttaatatagtaataatgaaaatattgtttttaaggtTCGCCCAAATTTTCACCAAGACAAGTGTCAACACCGATGTCGACAAGGCCACAAGATCAACTCAGGCAAATGAATCAGTCATATCAACAAGCACAAATAAATCAATCCATGGGAATGCCAAACCAATCCCTAATGCCTCAAACATTCCAGCAAAACATGATGAGTCCGACACCATTCAATCAGTCCTCCTTCATGGGCAATGTTACACAGCAGCAGAGGGATAATTTCCCAATCCAGGTTGAATACAGTGCCAAGCACAATGGCCTGTATATATATGTGGGAAGGATTCTTAGTCCAATTTGGAATTTGAAATGTGTTACTAAATCCATGACGCCGGATAATAAAGAATTTGTAAgtgttctattaaaaaatatattaaactattaactGTTTAAATGATATAGTAAAGATTTTTTAGAATCTGACTGATTCTTATAAGAGTTTTTACGCAATTGATTCAATTAAAGTTTCACCCAAAACAATGTAGAATATTCATTTTTGTAGTTTGTTAAAAGTGGCtgtcaaatatgtattttaaattttgacctctactaatttttaaagtatttctaATTTGTTCAAGATGTCGAGTAAAGTGACAGGCGAAGATTGTGCGTACATAGTGAAGAAATTGCAACGCGTGTCGGCGTTTGTGCAGCGCGTTGTTGCTCCTCCCCACACGGAGGAACAAGCATCGTTACatgctttgaaattatttatcagtatgtcatgaaaaattaatattgattgtttGAAATGAGAcgaaaattcatattttatgtgttgtaatactatagtctgttcgcgttaagaatgcagtgagttgtcattgtttaccggcctgactccgccccctttgaccaatcaaagaaaaattgtcattatatttttattacacttatATTCATAGTACAGTTTGTAGTactaaataacagtaatcattcataaagtttatatattaagttCAAGAAAAACGAagagaaaatgtattttttatgtaaatttctagCTATGGCCATTGAAATGTTGAGCCTGTGGAAGGTTCTTTGCGAGCACCAGTTTCACGTAATAGCCGCCAGTCTCCCCCCTGAGCAACAAAGTGCGTTACAAGCGGCTAGTTTTCGGTAAGGATCTTATAATTCAGTCTTACATTTTaagagtttataatataatatctttgcCAGCgaacttgtacgcgtttgaatttaagaaaaaaaaaatattgtagttactgcctattatatcagttatcagccagtgaagtcccgtcaaaatcggtccagtcgttccagagattagctggaacaaacatacagacagacagaccgacaaaaattgtaaaaaatgttatatttgtgtatgtTCCGTGTACATACACAATGTgtagatacatatgcattggggaaaaaaggggctattttaatattacaaacagacactccaattttattatatgtatagatttagtttctttaattaattatttgttatttatttttttcagagaATTACTTGTGGGTGGACAAGAAGTTGCTTGCCTGTTGCTCGGCTCTCTCGTGGCTGGCTACTTGAGAGATAATGCGTCTGTTGACGGTATTTCGCAAAAGTTAAGACAACTGTGTCCAACACTGTACAGACAAGAAGATGCTACGTGTTCTAAAGTGATTATCTTtagtttattgtaattatttattcctaTGGAACATcactatacaatttattatcttttaggCAAATGAACTATTGATATTtgcaaaacaacaaaaaaatccaGCAGAGCGTGAGGAAATGCTCCAACAGGCATTGAAATTGTGTAAGGTATgccaatgttatttatattttctacattattaataaattaattgattgaatAGTGTGAgattcatttttttgtatttcaattttcaGGATGTAGCGCCAAATGTAAACCTGCCATTGGTGTGTTCGAAACTGGTGTCAGTTGGTTATTACTCAGGGGTTGTAGAACTATGTGTCACTTGCGCGAGCAAACTCGACCCTCAGGATAAGGCTGTGTATTATTACAAGAGCGACCAACCCTCGCAGGATAGAGAAGGACATTTAACTTATTATAGAaggtagttaataataaatatccataaagtaaagtaaagtaatagccagtaaatttcccactgctgggctaatggcctcctttcacattaaggagagggcttggaacatattccaccacgctattccaatgcgggttggtggaatgcacatgtggcagaatttcaatgaaattagacacatgcaggtttcctcacgatgttttccttcatcgctgagcacaagatgaattataaacacaaagtaacatatatatagtggtgcttgcctggacttgaacccgaaatcatcggttaagatgcacgtgtgaTCATATCCATGTGTGATCCATAtccataatatttatcaaattttaataatgaactaTTAATAGTAATTGTTAACGTTTCAGAATGGAGATATACCGTGAAGTATGCAGTGCTTTAGAGCGCCTGTATGAGCGTAGTGCAGAAGCGACCAGTAATGGCACGTCTTCGACTTCAGATGCTTTACATACAATATCACCTGCAGATGCCAATTATCAGGtactacaaattaataaaaatctaaatatatttatcccaGTAAGACAAgtgttttacaagcacttatgaattattcaatttcaataaattttatttaattttatatgtatataatatatccagcATGGAAgtcaataattgaaataaatcagcAAGTAatagttatgttatatattgcAATCGACT includes:
- the LOC124533530 gene encoding nuclear pore complex protein Nup154, encoding MPSVISDSERPRQPDAPKMQLECLELAGCTLDRYISADNSRPSFLEITGIAAQGTPTCSGLNAGDYRNLSALLNHPNLSQLKILNKVPLPPEIMEHFAHMQCHCLMGVFPEISRVWLAIDSNIYVWAFEHGSDVAYFDGLGETIVSVGLVKPKPGVFQNFVRYLLVLTTTVEIVVLGVTFSSNKQDGTAEFEEIHLVPEPVFVLPTDGVSMLCVKSTSKGRIFMGGKDGCLYEITYQAQLGWFGKHCKKVNHSTSALSFLVPSFLNAALYDEDPIVKIEVDNSRHILYTLSEKGCIEVFDLGNDGEDMSKVVRLSQGKIVSLAMDIVKTLEAINFKPVISISAVEESESDHLNLVAVTQTGARLYFSAGSGDSNQGGPSQRPQYLTLLHVRLPPGFTPNASVLKPKQVHSAVYDNGTLVMVCSAGGGEAESLWCLSRALPAAGFSEAHTVLALDGPAWALTALPPTQRDHLSPALLAKKEVWSSSRWAVVSAWGAALLSAGAAPDLLRTLLRDYRGPDAQPVKDMFQLNGADQACACALYLVCEDNSSGDLSISEWAARAFFLYGSQVAPAPFFPQTSQVPSSIGSPKFSPRQVSTPMSTRPQDQLRQMNQSYQQAQINQSMGMPNQSLMPQTFQQNMMSPTPFNQSSFMGNVTQQQRDNFPIQVEYSAKHNGLYIYVGRILSPIWNLKCVTKSMTPDNKEFMSSKVTGEDCAYIVKKLQRVSAFVQRVVAPPHTEEQASLHALKLFITMAIEMLSLWKVLCEHQFHVIAASLPPEQQSALQAASFRELLVGGQEVACLLLGSLVAGYLRDNASVDGISQKLRQLCPTLYRQEDATCSKANELLIFAKQQKNPAEREEMLQQALKLCKDVAPNVNLPLVCSKLVSVGYYSGVVELCVTCASKLDPQDKAVYYYKSDQPSQDREGHLTYYRRMEIYREVCSALERLYERSAEATSNGTSSTSDALHTISPADANYQGRKLVWDCLCRDDELLHVAVYEWLVSKNLGSELLSLNGAPPASLRTYLTAAARQAPAPAALHLLDLLWKVLEKAGDHLAAAHVLEGLATKPGTGATLAQRMSWVSAGVVCVRGAGARAAGGAELLRRLEEAAEVARVQAAVRAALRSSAAHAPALLLQRLDDELLEITQLYEEYADRFNLWECKLAIVQCSGHNDALLVENIWSNILAEAEAVSRSLPTPDERLSSVLCKLTTLGREYVNTGHCFPLYFIVRQLEIMSCKLQAEKSMVFRAVLNIGVSLEQVLDIYIKLVSVNERVWLGCGDESHVCAAAALLLAAARAELAPLSPALRRRALARCKDLHEAALSALQSRPNTQHLIDKLSVAQAHLDRMD